One part of the Marinobacter sp. M3C genome encodes these proteins:
- a CDS encoding ACP S-malonyltransferase — protein MSTSKQRVVVVCPGRGTYNAPEWGYLKRHHADKSALLESFDDYRRQHQQPTLTELDEEKAYSLKLHSRGDHASGLIYACAYADFLDIDQDRYEIVAVTGNSMGWYISLAIAGALDAQKGLHLVNTMGGLMQERLIGGQLLIPWVDDDWRPDWDARARYLALADEICKSGEGRAYLSIDLGGMMVFGADTPGMAALNRGLPKKDHFPMRLLNHAAFHTPLQEPVRAMAKEALGPALFGRPEIPLIDGRGHIWSPWSTDHKALWDYTLSHQLTQPYDFNAALRVAVREFAPDKLIILGPGTTLGGAVAQSLILSNWQDMNSKAAFKQRQEDNPLMISMGMPEQRPIVLRQ, from the coding sequence ATGTCCACATCCAAACAACGCGTTGTTGTCGTCTGTCCCGGACGCGGCACCTACAATGCCCCCGAATGGGGCTACCTCAAGCGTCACCATGCGGATAAAAGCGCTTTGCTGGAGAGCTTCGACGACTATCGGCGTCAACACCAGCAGCCAACTCTGACAGAGCTGGACGAAGAGAAAGCCTATTCGCTGAAACTGCACAGCCGGGGAGACCATGCATCGGGACTGATCTACGCGTGTGCCTACGCTGACTTTTTGGATATCGACCAAGATCGCTATGAGATCGTTGCTGTTACCGGCAACTCCATGGGTTGGTATATCAGCCTGGCGATCGCCGGTGCGCTGGATGCACAAAAGGGCCTGCATCTGGTCAACACTATGGGCGGATTAATGCAGGAGCGCCTGATTGGCGGCCAACTTCTCATTCCCTGGGTGGATGACGACTGGCGTCCAGACTGGGATGCCCGCGCCCGCTACCTGGCTTTAGCCGATGAGATCTGCAAAAGTGGCGAAGGCCGGGCTTATCTGTCCATCGATCTGGGCGGTATGATGGTGTTTGGTGCCGACACACCGGGTATGGCAGCCCTGAATCGTGGACTGCCCAAAAAAGACCATTTTCCCATGCGGTTGCTCAATCACGCGGCCTTCCATACGCCACTGCAAGAGCCGGTGCGGGCGATGGCAAAGGAAGCCTTGGGGCCAGCGCTGTTCGGCAGGCCAGAGATTCCTTTAATTGACGGCCGCGGCCACATCTGGTCTCCCTGGAGTACAGATCACAAGGCGCTTTGGGACTACACCCTGAGCCATCAGTTGACCCAACCCTACGATTTCAACGCTGCTTTGCGTGTTGCTGTTCGTGAATTCGCGCCGGACAAACTGATTATTTTGGGGCCGGGCACAACCCTGGGAGGAGCCGTCGCCCAGAGCCTGATTCTGAGCAACTGGCAGGATATGAACAGTAAAGCCGCCTTCAAGCAGCGACAGGAAGACAACCCACTGATGATATCCATGGGAATGCCAGAGCAGCGG
- a CDS encoding thiamine pyrophosphate-dependent enzyme, whose amino-acid sequence MTVELFRALRHRITEGELPDVSAGTAHAAGLSRFDLIELFESQVQSRLIDLRARVLQARGDAYYTIGSAGHEGNAAIAKALRLTDPAFLHYRDAAFFIQRSKALPGQTVSWDMLLSFMASSDDPIAGGRHKVLGSKALSIPPQTSTIASHLPKAVGAAYGLGLWKRLGGAGEWPTDSVVLCSFGDASLNHSTAQGAINTACWTAYQGLPMPLIFVCEDNGLGISTPTPQGWVAASMANRPGLHYIACNGLDLLDTWQAASRAAIFARTHRQPVFLHMRCVRLYGHAGSDAQQAYLSQAQIQAMTNEDPLAHGAARLLRETHLSRADLGQLLDTAWNRLSAVGDQASQRPRLRGSEAVMSAIVPPIRPSLANPAAELPAIDPTPQPMARLINQSLHRLMARFPQLVMAGEDIGNKGGVYGVTQRLQQQYGRHRVIDTLLDEQSILGLGIGMGQNGLIPILEIQFLAYLHNAEDQLRGEAATLSFFSNGQFTNPMVVRIAGLGYQKGFGGHFHNDNSLAVLRDIPGLLVACPSDGTSAVGLLQEAVRLADEEQRVVVIIEPIARYHNRDLLTEGDQLACQPDPGPDYRLPRGRFRQCRPGSHLAIITYGNGVTLSLQAAEQLAPEGISVRVIDLCWLTEIDHAALYEAVKDCKQILVVDECRRHGSISEELISELSAQGVASSRMDRVTALDSFIALGEASTSTLPAVGDILEHVRALTGADSTAIEKGA is encoded by the coding sequence GACCTCATCGAACTGTTTGAGAGCCAGGTACAAAGTCGACTGATTGATTTGCGGGCCAGAGTGCTGCAAGCCCGTGGCGATGCTTATTACACGATCGGCAGCGCCGGTCACGAAGGCAATGCTGCTATCGCAAAGGCGCTGCGACTGACCGACCCCGCTTTTTTGCACTACCGCGATGCCGCCTTCTTCATCCAGCGAAGTAAGGCGTTACCCGGGCAGACCGTTAGCTGGGACATGTTGCTAAGCTTTATGGCGTCTTCCGATGACCCGATCGCCGGTGGTCGGCATAAAGTGCTGGGGTCGAAAGCGCTAAGCATACCTCCGCAGACGAGCACCATTGCTTCCCATTTGCCCAAAGCAGTGGGGGCAGCCTATGGCCTGGGCTTGTGGAAACGCCTGGGCGGAGCAGGAGAGTGGCCAACAGACAGTGTCGTTTTATGCAGTTTTGGTGATGCCTCTCTCAATCACTCTACCGCCCAAGGCGCGATCAATACGGCGTGCTGGACTGCCTATCAGGGCCTGCCCATGCCGCTGATCTTTGTATGCGAGGATAATGGTCTCGGTATTTCCACACCAACGCCCCAGGGCTGGGTGGCCGCCTCCATGGCGAATCGCCCCGGCCTGCATTATATCGCTTGCAACGGCCTGGACCTGCTGGACACCTGGCAAGCGGCTAGCCGCGCCGCCATTTTTGCCCGCACCCACCGGCAACCGGTTTTCCTTCACATGCGCTGTGTGCGCCTTTATGGCCACGCCGGATCTGATGCACAACAAGCTTACCTGAGCCAGGCCCAGATTCAGGCCATGACCAATGAAGACCCGCTGGCCCACGGTGCCGCCCGACTGCTGCGTGAGACCCACCTCAGCCGAGCCGATCTGGGCCAGCTGCTCGATACGGCCTGGAATCGCTTAAGTGCCGTTGGCGATCAAGCATCCCAACGCCCACGCTTGCGCGGCTCGGAAGCCGTAATGAGTGCTATCGTGCCACCCATCAGGCCCAGCCTTGCCAATCCGGCTGCAGAATTACCGGCAATCGATCCCACGCCCCAGCCCATGGCCCGATTAATCAATCAGAGCCTACACAGGCTGATGGCACGCTTCCCACAATTGGTAATGGCGGGCGAGGATATTGGCAACAAAGGGGGCGTCTACGGGGTAACCCAGCGACTTCAGCAACAATATGGCCGCCATAGAGTGATTGATACTCTTTTGGATGAGCAAAGCATACTGGGGCTGGGCATCGGCATGGGGCAGAACGGCCTGATCCCGATTCTGGAAATCCAGTTTTTAGCCTATCTACACAATGCCGAGGATCAACTGCGTGGCGAAGCGGCAACCCTGAGCTTTTTCTCTAACGGCCAATTTACAAATCCGATGGTCGTTCGTATCGCCGGGCTGGGTTACCAGAAAGGCTTTGGTGGCCACTTCCACAATGACAACAGCCTGGCCGTATTGCGCGACATCCCCGGTTTACTGGTGGCTTGTCCCAGTGATGGCACCAGTGCCGTAGGCCTCCTGCAAGAAGCAGTACGCCTGGCCGATGAAGAACAGCGGGTGGTCGTAATCATCGAACCCATCGCCCGTTATCATAATCGCGATCTGCTGACCGAAGGCGACCAGTTGGCCTGTCAGCCAGACCCCGGACCGGATTACCGCTTGCCCCGCGGCCGCTTCCGCCAATGCCGTCCAGGTAGCCACCTGGCTATCATCACTTACGGCAATGGTGTGACGCTCAGCCTGCAGGCGGCCGAGCAACTGGCACCGGAGGGTATCTCGGTGCGGGTAATAGACCTCTGCTGGCTAACCGAAATTGACCATGCTGCCCTTTATGAAGCGGTGAAGGATTGCAAACAGATTCTGGTTGTCGATGAATGCCGTCGACACGGCTCGATCAGTGAAGAGCTGATCAGTGAGTTGAGTGCTCAGGGTGTCGCCAGTTCCCGCATGGATCGCGTGACCGCGCTGGACAGCTTTATCGCCCTGGGTGAAGCCTCCACCAGCACGCTCCCAGCCGTTGGAGATATCCTTGAGCATGTTCGTGCCCTGACCGGGGCCGATTCCACTGCAATTGAGAAAGGTGCCTGA